In Roseomonas fluvialis, one genomic interval encodes:
- a CDS encoding class II aldolase/adducin family protein — MPLPPPPAKPNPNRVPTEREVREDLAAAYRLVAHFGMTDLVFTHLSARLPGEGHRFLVNPYGLLFEEITASSLVVVDADGEPAQPTDWPVNPAGFVIHSAVHRARDDAMCVMHTHTLAGMAVAAQTGALLPLNQMSMEFDGRVALHDYEGIAADDNLDERDRLVQDLGDRPCMILRHHGLLTVGRTVAEAFYWMYYLEQACRIQLAAQSSGAPLAVPPAPVVRRAREQFGTGPTKGWLPWQALRRKLDREQPDYVA, encoded by the coding sequence ATGCCGCTGCCACCACCGCCCGCGAAGCCTAATCCGAACCGTGTGCCGACCGAGCGCGAGGTGCGCGAGGACCTCGCCGCCGCCTACCGCCTGGTCGCCCATTTCGGCATGACCGACCTGGTCTTCACGCATCTCTCCGCGCGCCTGCCGGGCGAAGGGCACCGCTTCCTGGTGAACCCCTACGGCCTGCTGTTCGAGGAGATCACCGCGTCGTCGCTGGTCGTCGTCGATGCCGATGGCGAACCGGCGCAGCCGACCGACTGGCCGGTGAACCCCGCCGGCTTCGTCATCCATTCCGCCGTGCATCGCGCGCGCGACGACGCGATGTGCGTCATGCACACGCACACTCTAGCTGGGATGGCGGTGGCGGCGCAGACCGGCGCGCTGCTGCCGCTCAACCAGATGAGCATGGAATTCGACGGCCGCGTTGCGCTGCACGACTACGAAGGCATCGCCGCCGACGACAACCTGGATGAGCGCGACCGGCTGGTGCAGGACCTCGGCGATCGCCCCTGCATGATCCTGCGCCACCACGGGCTGCTCACGGTGGGGCGCACGGTCGCCGAGGCCTTCTACTGGATGTACTACCTGGAACAGGCCTGCCGCATCCAATTGGCCGCACAGTCATCCGGCGCGCCGCTGGCCGTGCCGCCGGCGCCCGTGGTGCGTCGCGCGCGCGAGCAATTCGGCACCGGCCCGACCAAGGGCTGGCTGCCCTGGCAGGCGCTGCGCCGGAAACTGGACCGCGAGCAGCCGGACTACGTCGCGTGA
- a CDS encoding extracellular solute-binding protein, whose amino-acid sequence MQSFQQDCVDLAYRKYRRGEVDRRTLLTGLAALGAAVFAGNDAQAQAARQLVMVNWGGIANQGFGNNYGAPFVAANPGWTVVQDSTGPSAGRIRSMVESGRVTWDLCDSSATSSFLLGGLNLLNRIDYNIVNRENVIGPTFALDHGAAPYSFSNVLVYDSSKFPTAPTGWADFWDLQKFPGTRLLRRDAAGTLDAAQMSLGKDMANLYPLDVRASLARVREIRRNLVFWTGGAESEQFIRTGEAVMGQIWHTRAKVLEQESNGRFKFIWNQGILQPGIFVIPRGNPGGEMAQRLLASMLANAEPQVELLKFLGNGPTNPRAAALVPEEFKRFNPTEPANAALQVAQNGRWWGENYARVNADYIDMVTG is encoded by the coding sequence ATGCAAAGCTTCCAGCAGGATTGCGTGGACCTGGCCTACCGCAAGTACCGGCGCGGCGAGGTCGACCGGCGTACGCTGCTCACCGGCCTGGCCGCGCTCGGCGCCGCCGTCTTTGCCGGCAACGACGCGCAGGCGCAGGCGGCACGGCAGCTGGTGATGGTCAACTGGGGCGGCATCGCCAACCAGGGCTTCGGCAACAACTACGGCGCGCCCTTCGTCGCCGCGAACCCCGGCTGGACCGTGGTGCAGGACAGCACCGGCCCGTCCGCCGGGCGCATCCGCTCGATGGTCGAGAGCGGCCGCGTCACCTGGGACCTGTGCGACTCCTCGGCCACCTCGTCCTTCCTGCTGGGCGGGCTGAACCTGCTGAACCGGATCGACTACAACATCGTCAACCGGGAGAACGTGATCGGGCCGACCTTCGCGCTCGACCACGGGGCGGCGCCGTATTCTTTCTCGAACGTGTTGGTCTACGACAGCAGCAAATTCCCGACCGCGCCGACCGGCTGGGCGGATTTCTGGGACCTGCAGAAATTCCCCGGCACGCGCCTGCTGCGCCGCGACGCCGCCGGCACGCTCGATGCCGCGCAGATGTCGCTCGGCAAGGACATGGCGAATCTCTATCCGCTCGACGTGCGCGCATCGCTCGCCCGCGTTCGCGAAATCCGCCGCAACCTGGTCTTCTGGACCGGTGGCGCGGAATCCGAACAGTTCATCCGCACCGGCGAGGCGGTGATGGGCCAGATCTGGCATACCCGTGCGAAGGTGCTGGAGCAGGAGAGCAACGGCCGCTTCAAGTTCATCTGGAACCAGGGGATCCTGCAGCCGGGCATCTTCGTCATCCCGCGCGGCAATCCCGGTGGCGAGATGGCGCAGCGCCTGCTCGCCTCCATGCTGGCAAACGCCGAACCGCAGGTCGAGCTCCTGAAGTTCCTCGGCAATGGCCCGACCAATCCGCGCGCCGCCGCGCTGGTGCCCGAGGAGTTCAAGCGCTTCAACCCGACCGAACCAGCCAATGCCGCGCTGCAAGTGGCGCAGAATGGCCGCTGGTGGGGCGAGAACTACGCCCGCGTGAATGCCGACTACATCGACATGGTCACAGGCTGA
- a CDS encoding 2-hydroxyacid dehydrogenase encodes MILVVKSGGERAVPEWQACFAAVAPQLQVRWWDEPSLDPASVDYALVWDPEPGRLARLPKLRAIFGSGAGVDGIVADPHLPRGVPLVRCVPPEATQRMGEFVCWAVLSLNKDARRMALAQARAEWDWFEPPFAASAQTVGIMGLGAMGLRSAQMLLGLGIPVVGWSRTRKDVPGVETFAGVADLPAFLARSGVLVCLLPATPETTGLIAAPLLAQLPRGAGLVQVGRGVQQVLPDIIDALDSGQLSGAVLDVFDPEPLPPGSPAWSHPRITVTPHVGSLPSRLERARYVADCIARIERGEAPPNVYDPERGY; translated from the coding sequence GTGATCCTGGTCGTGAAGTCGGGCGGCGAGCGCGCCGTGCCGGAATGGCAGGCGTGCTTCGCCGCGGTGGCGCCGCAACTGCAGGTGCGCTGGTGGGATGAACCATCGCTCGACCCCGCCAGCGTGGACTATGCGCTGGTCTGGGACCCCGAACCCGGGCGGCTGGCGCGCCTGCCGAAGCTGCGCGCGATCTTCGGCTCCGGCGCGGGGGTGGATGGCATCGTCGCCGACCCGCATCTGCCGCGCGGCGTGCCGCTGGTGCGCTGCGTGCCGCCTGAGGCGACGCAGCGCATGGGCGAATTCGTGTGCTGGGCGGTGCTGTCGCTGAACAAGGATGCGCGCCGCATGGCGCTGGCGCAGGCACGCGCCGAATGGGACTGGTTCGAACCACCCTTCGCCGCGTCCGCGCAGACCGTGGGCATCATGGGCCTGGGGGCGATGGGCCTGCGCAGCGCGCAGATGCTGCTGGGCTTGGGCATTCCCGTGGTCGGCTGGTCACGTACGCGCAAGGACGTTCCGGGCGTCGAAACCTTCGCCGGCGTCGCCGACCTCCCGGCATTCCTGGCGCGCAGCGGGGTTCTGGTCTGCCTGCTGCCGGCGACGCCGGAGACCACCGGCCTCATTGCCGCCCCGCTGCTCGCGCAGTTGCCGCGCGGTGCGGGCCTGGTGCAGGTCGGCCGCGGCGTGCAGCAGGTGCTGCCCGACATCATCGACGCGCTGGATAGCGGGCAGCTCTCCGGCGCGGTGCTCGACGTGTTCGACCCGGAGCCACTGCCGCCCGGCAGCCCTGCCTGGTCGCACCCACGCATTACCGTCACGCCCCATGTCGGCTCGCTGCCCAGCAGGCTGGAGCGTGCGCGCTATGTCGCTGACTGCATCGCGCGTATCGAACGCGGCGAGGCGCCGCCCAATGTCTACGACCCCGAGCGAGGCTACTGA